A genomic region of Mesorhizobium sp. NZP2077 contains the following coding sequences:
- the groL gene encoding chaperonin GroEL (60 kDa chaperone family; promotes refolding of misfolded polypeptides especially under stressful conditions; forms two stacked rings of heptamers to form a barrel-shaped 14mer; ends can be capped by GroES; misfolded proteins enter the barrel where they are refolded when GroES binds), which translates to MSAKEIKFATDARDRMLRGVEILTNAVKVTLGPKGRNVIIDKAYGAPRITKDGVTVAKEIELADKFENMGAQMVREVASKTNDLAGDGTTTATVLAASILREGAKLVAAGMNPMDLKRGIDQAVAAVVAEIKAKAKKVKSSAEISQVGTIAANGDATVGEMIAKAMDKVGNDGVITVEEAKTAETELDVVEGMQFDRGYLSPYFVTNADKMRVELEEPYVLIHEKKLGNLQAMLPILEAVVQSGRPLLIISEDVEGEALATLVVNKLRGGLKVAAVKAPGFGDRRKAMLEDIAVLTAGQMISEDLGIKLENVTIEMLGRAKRVLIEKDTTTIIDGAGTKATIQARVAQIKGQIEETTSDYDKEKLQERLAKLSGGVAVIRVGGVTESEVKEKKDRIDDALNATRAAVEEGIVPGGGVALLRARSALAGLTGANDDVTAGISIVLRALEAPIRQIAENSGVEGSIVVGKLTDSKDHNQGFDAQNETYVDMIKAGIVDPAKVVRTALQDAGSIAALLITAEAMITDIPAKDAAPAGGGGGGMGGY; encoded by the coding sequence ATGTCTGCCAAGGAAATCAAATTCGCCACCGACGCGCGCGACCGCATGCTGCGCGGCGTCGAGATTCTCACCAATGCGGTGAAGGTCACGCTCGGCCCCAAGGGCCGCAACGTCATCATCGACAAGGCCTATGGCGCGCCGCGCATCACCAAGGACGGCGTCACCGTCGCCAAGGAAATCGAGCTTGCCGACAAGTTCGAGAACATGGGCGCGCAGATGGTGCGCGAAGTGGCCTCGAAGACCAACGACCTCGCCGGTGACGGCACCACCACGGCAACCGTGCTGGCCGCCTCCATTCTGCGCGAAGGCGCCAAGCTGGTTGCCGCCGGCATGAACCCGATGGACTTGAAGCGCGGCATCGACCAGGCGGTTGCCGCCGTCGTCGCGGAGATCAAGGCGAAGGCCAAGAAGGTCAAGTCGTCGGCCGAGATCTCCCAGGTCGGCACCATCGCCGCCAACGGCGACGCGACTGTCGGCGAGATGATCGCCAAGGCGATGGACAAGGTCGGCAATGACGGCGTCATCACCGTCGAGGAAGCCAAGACCGCCGAAACCGAGCTCGATGTCGTCGAGGGCATGCAGTTCGACCGCGGCTATCTCAGCCCGTATTTCGTCACCAATGCCGACAAGATGCGCGTCGAGCTCGAAGAGCCCTATGTGCTCATCCACGAGAAGAAGCTCGGCAATCTGCAGGCGATGCTGCCGATCCTCGAAGCGGTGGTGCAGAGCGGCAGGCCGCTGCTGATCATCTCGGAAGACGTCGAAGGCGAGGCGCTCGCCACGCTGGTCGTCAACAAGCTACGCGGCGGCCTCAAGGTCGCGGCCGTCAAGGCGCCGGGCTTCGGCGATCGCCGCAAGGCGATGCTGGAAGACATCGCCGTGCTGACCGCGGGCCAGATGATTTCCGAGGATCTCGGCATCAAGCTCGAAAACGTCACCATCGAGATGCTCGGCCGCGCCAAGCGCGTGCTGATCGAGAAGGACACCACCACGATCATCGACGGCGCCGGCACCAAGGCGACCATCCAGGCGCGCGTCGCCCAGATTAAGGGCCAGATCGAGGAGACCACCTCCGACTACGACAAGGAAAAGCTGCAGGAGCGGCTGGCCAAACTGTCGGGCGGCGTTGCCGTCATCCGCGTCGGCGGCGTCACCGAGTCGGAAGTGAAGGAAAAGAAGGACCGCATCGACGACGCGCTGAATGCGACGCGCGCGGCGGTTGAAGAAGGCATCGTGCCCGGCGGCGGCGTCGCCCTGCTGCGTGCCCGGTCGGCGCTTGCCGGCCTGACCGGCGCCAATGACGATGTGACGGCAGGTATCTCGATCGTGCTGCGCGCGCTCGAGGCGCCGATCCGCCAGATCGCCGAGAATTCGGGCGTCGAAGGCTCGATCGTCGTCGGCAAGCTCACCGACAGCAAGGATCACAATCAGGGCTTTGACGCCCAGAACGAGACTTATGTCGACATGATCAAGGCCGGCATCGTCGATCCGGCAAAGGTTGTGCGCACCGCACTGCAGGACGCCGGCTCGATCGCAGCACTTCTGATCACCGCCGAAGCGATGATCACCGACATCCCGGCCAAGGATGCCGCACCGGCAGGTGGCGGCGGTGGTGGCATGGGCGGCTACTAA
- a CDS encoding DNA-3-methyladenine glycosylase I, producing MDIHAHHRSGWAEGDPLMRAYHDEEWGVPQRDPRMLWEMLMLEGFQAGLAWIIVLRKREAFRAAFAGFDPRKVARFGAADIERLMADPGIIRARAKIEATIRGAQIFCEMAERGESFADFCWSFTDDKVLKSDGHGWIASSPLSERISKEMKRRGFKFVGPTIAYAWMQAFGIVNDHATGCFRRSQVAI from the coding sequence ATGGACATTCACGCACATCATCGCAGCGGCTGGGCCGAAGGCGACCCGCTGATGCGCGCCTATCACGACGAGGAATGGGGCGTTCCGCAGCGTGATCCCCGCATGCTGTGGGAAATGCTGATGCTGGAAGGCTTTCAGGCCGGCCTCGCCTGGATCATCGTGCTCAGGAAACGCGAAGCCTTTCGCGCCGCCTTCGCCGGTTTCGATCCACGGAAAGTCGCGCGCTTCGGCGCGGCCGATATCGAGCGGCTGATGGCCGATCCCGGCATCATCCGCGCCCGCGCCAAGATCGAAGCGACGATCCGCGGCGCGCAGATCTTCTGCGAGATGGCGGAGCGCGGCGAGAGCTTTGCCGACTTCTGCTGGTCGTTCACCGATGACAAGGTGCTCAAAAGCGATGGCCACGGCTGGATCGCCTCATCGCCACTCTCCGAACGGATTTCCAAGGAGATGAAGCGGCGCGGCTTCAAATTCGTCGGCCCGACCATCGCCTATGCCTGGATGCAGGCATTCGGTATCGTCAACGACCACGCCACCGGCTGCTTCCGGCGATCGCAAGTCGCGATCTGA
- a CDS encoding SDR family oxidoreductase produces MTSSPSKVVLITGASSGIGAATAHHLAERGHSIVLGARRIDRITAIARDIELAGGKACSHELDVTDLDSVKIFVATARQRHGRIDVLVNNAGVMPLSFMAELRVDDWNRMIDVNLRGVLNGIAAVLPIMTEQKSGHIINVASVSGHRVDPTAAVYSATKFAVRALSEGLRQESRDLRVTVVSPGLTRTELFDGIANPQVEAGARAMLDQSSIPPSAIAEAIGFAIGQPDGVDVNELVVRPTAQG; encoded by the coding sequence ATGACAAGTTCACCCAGCAAGGTCGTGCTGATCACCGGCGCCTCGAGCGGCATCGGCGCAGCCACGGCCCACCACCTCGCGGAGCGTGGCCACAGCATCGTGCTCGGCGCCCGGCGCATCGACCGGATCACGGCGATCGCGCGGGACATCGAACTGGCCGGCGGCAAGGCATGTTCCCACGAACTCGATGTCACCGACCTCGACAGCGTGAAAATTTTCGTTGCCACGGCCCGTCAACGCCATGGCCGGATCGACGTGCTGGTCAACAATGCCGGCGTGATGCCGCTGTCGTTCATGGCCGAGTTGCGCGTCGACGACTGGAACCGCATGATCGATGTCAATCTGCGTGGCGTGCTCAACGGCATCGCCGCCGTGCTGCCCATCATGACCGAACAGAAATCCGGCCACATCATCAACGTCGCCTCCGTCTCCGGACATCGGGTCGATCCGACGGCCGCGGTCTACAGCGCCACCAAATTCGCCGTCAGGGCGCTGTCGGAAGGGCTACGCCAGGAAAGCCGCGACCTTCGCGTGACCGTGGTCAGCCCGGGCCTCACCCGCACCGAACTGTTCGATGGCATCGCCAATCCGCAAGTCGAGGCCGGCGCCCGCGCCATGCTGGATCAATCCTCCATCCCGCCAAGCGCGATTGCCGAGGCAATCGGCTTTGCCATTGGCCAGCCGGATGGCGTCGACGTCAACGAGCTGGTCGTGCGCCCGACGGCGCAGGGCTGA
- a CDS encoding AraC family transcriptional regulator, protein MASIIARFTGEDEECATAIDTLFFSRRSSTDKSVYTAQWPCFALVVQGAKSLALGSELHTYGVGDYLVVSLDLPVVSRVTEASPQVPNLGLGLRIEPERLKDLFGRIGMAPAAPHEMRAVGVNKAPPDLLDAVVRLLRLLDRPRDIPAMAPLIEQEILYRVATGPFGPALLQIAMLETPTNRIAQAIAWLRLNFARPLRIEELAQLVGMSPSSLHHHFKAVTAMTPMQYQKQLRLYEARRLMLTERLDVGSAGYSVGYQSPSQFSREYSRLYGRPPLRDVMVSR, encoded by the coding sequence ATGGCGTCGATCATCGCCCGCTTCACGGGGGAGGACGAGGAGTGCGCGACGGCGATCGACACCTTGTTCTTCAGCCGGCGTTCCTCGACCGACAAAAGCGTCTACACCGCGCAATGGCCGTGCTTCGCGCTGGTCGTGCAGGGCGCCAAAAGCCTGGCACTCGGATCGGAACTCCATACCTATGGCGTTGGCGATTACCTGGTCGTGTCGCTTGACTTGCCAGTCGTATCGCGGGTGACAGAGGCGAGCCCGCAGGTGCCGAACCTTGGGCTTGGCCTCAGGATCGAGCCGGAGCGGCTGAAGGACCTGTTCGGCCGCATCGGCATGGCGCCGGCCGCGCCGCACGAGATGCGGGCGGTGGGGGTCAACAAGGCGCCGCCTGATTTGCTCGATGCTGTCGTGCGGCTGCTGCGTCTGCTGGACCGACCACGGGATATTCCCGCCATGGCACCATTGATCGAGCAGGAAATCCTTTATCGCGTGGCGACTGGTCCGTTCGGTCCGGCACTGCTGCAGATCGCCATGCTGGAAACGCCGACCAACCGGATTGCCCAGGCGATCGCGTGGCTGCGGCTGAATTTCGCGCGGCCGTTGCGTATCGAGGAACTGGCACAGCTTGTCGGCATGAGCCCGTCCTCGCTGCATCATCACTTCAAGGCGGTGACGGCGATGACGCCGATGCAGTATCAAAAACAGCTGCGCCTCTATGAAGCGCGGCGGCTGATGCTGACGGAGCGGCTGGATGTCGGCTCGGCTGGCTACAGCGTCGGCTATCAAAGCCCGTCGCAGTTCAGCCGGGAATACAGCCGGCTCTACGGCCGCCCGCCGCTGCGCGATGTCATGGTAAGCCGGTAG
- a CDS encoding AraC family transcriptional regulator, translated as MKAALENYHARMQRVLDHIDQHLDDDLDLEALSGVAAFSKYHFHRQFTSTFGVSVHRYVQLARLKRASYRLAGNDAESVTDIAMDAGYDAPDAFARAFRQRFGQSPSSFRKSPDWGAWLMAFGPFDKARNTLMQIIFDHNDVMIRDVPPTPVAVMEHRGDRATLQDTIQRFIAWRKAHGLSPQTSPTFNIFRSEREPAVAADYSMDICVGTDQPIDENDGQMKAGVIPGGRCAVLRYPGNTNNLEPAALYLYREWLPASGEEVRDVPVYCQRHLSLLAEGPLHEVVVELFLPLK; from the coding sequence TTGAAGGCGGCGCTTGAAAACTACCATGCCCGGATGCAGCGGGTGCTGGACCATATAGACCAGCATCTGGATGACGATCTGGATCTGGAAGCGTTGAGCGGCGTCGCGGCGTTCTCGAAATACCATTTCCACCGGCAGTTCACGTCAACCTTCGGGGTGTCCGTGCATCGCTATGTCCAACTCGCCCGCTTGAAGCGCGCTTCATATAGGCTTGCCGGGAACGACGCCGAAAGCGTCACCGATATAGCGATGGATGCCGGTTACGACGCCCCGGATGCCTTCGCCCGCGCCTTCCGGCAACGGTTCGGACAATCGCCTTCGTCGTTCCGGAAATCTCCCGATTGGGGAGCGTGGCTCATGGCCTTCGGGCCCTTCGACAAAGCAAGGAACACGCTCATGCAGATAATCTTTGACCATAACGACGTGATGATCCGCGATGTGCCGCCAACGCCGGTGGCTGTCATGGAGCATCGCGGCGACCGGGCGACGCTCCAGGACACCATCCAGCGGTTCATCGCCTGGCGCAAAGCCCACGGCCTGTCGCCGCAGACAAGCCCGACCTTCAACATCTTCCGTTCCGAAAGGGAGCCCGCGGTCGCGGCCGATTACAGCATGGACATTTGTGTCGGGACCGATCAGCCGATCGATGAGAATGACGGGCAGATGAAGGCCGGCGTGATCCCCGGCGGACGCTGCGCGGTGCTGCGCTACCCCGGCAACACCAACAATCTCGAGCCCGCGGCACTCTATCTTTATCGTGAATGGCTTCCGGCCAGCGGCGAGGAAGTGCGCGACGTCCCAGTCTATTGCCAACGACACCTGTCCCTCCTGGCGGAAGGGCCGCTGCACGAAGTGGTCGTTGAACTTTTTCTGCCTCTGAAATAG
- a CDS encoding GAF domain-containing protein, producing MFAAKAIDTSDKGAFYRDLATQLKALLEGEGDSIANAANTAALILQMVPDLNWVGFYFLASDEELVLGPFQGKPACVRIAVGKGVCGTAVELGTSMLIKDVHDFPGHIACDADSRSELVVLLEDDEGVFGVLDLDSPLPGRFDKADQAGIERLAAIYAASSSFED from the coding sequence ATGTTCGCGGCCAAGGCCATCGATACATCAGACAAGGGGGCATTCTACCGCGACCTCGCCACCCAGTTGAAAGCGCTGCTCGAAGGCGAGGGCGACTCGATCGCCAATGCCGCCAACACCGCGGCGCTGATCCTCCAGATGGTGCCCGACCTCAACTGGGTCGGCTTCTATTTCCTCGCCTCGGACGAGGAACTGGTGCTGGGACCCTTCCAGGGCAAGCCGGCCTGCGTGCGCATCGCCGTCGGCAAGGGCGTCTGCGGAACGGCGGTCGAACTCGGCACCTCGATGCTGATCAAGGACGTGCACGATTTCCCCGGCCACATCGCCTGCGACGCCGATTCGCGCTCGGAGCTGGTGGTGCTGCTGGAAGACGACGAAGGCGTCTTCGGCGTGCTCGATCTCGACAGCCCGCTGCCCGGCCGCTTCGACAAGGCCGACCAGGCCGGCATCGAGAGGCTGGCGGCGATCTACGCCGCGTCGAGCTCGTTCGAGGATTGA
- a CDS encoding group III truncated hemoglobin: MTMKSSVAAHARPVAEQPLNQTGVDRASIGGLVREFYARLRKNERLGPIFAREITGDWEPHLEKMTDFWCSVVLKTGDYHGRPVPAHLKLKDVTEADFDIWLAMFSQTAAELFAPEVASVFVDRAERIAASLKLAMFFRIAHRA; encoded by the coding sequence ATGACAATGAAATCATCCGTGGCCGCGCATGCGCGCCCGGTCGCGGAACAACCTCTAAACCAGACCGGCGTCGATCGGGCATCGATCGGCGGACTCGTTCGCGAATTCTATGCCCGGCTCCGCAAGAACGAGCGTCTTGGACCGATCTTCGCGCGCGAGATCACCGGCGACTGGGAACCGCATCTTGAGAAGATGACCGACTTCTGGTGCTCGGTCGTTCTCAAGACGGGTGACTATCACGGACGTCCGGTGCCGGCGCACCTGAAACTCAAGGATGTAACCGAAGCGGATTTCGACATCTGGCTGGCCATGTTCAGCCAGACCGCGGCGGAACTCTTTGCCCCGGAAGTCGCGTCGGTCTTCGTCGATCGCGCCGAACGGATCGCGGCGAGCCTGAAGCTGGCGATGTTCTTCCGAATTGCGCATCGTGCCTAG
- a CDS encoding SUMF1/EgtB/PvdO family nonheme iron enzyme translates to MPFNPIIALGGLAAAALFTLGTTGTVDWLSAPDQESLARSELVTLSPGSFAHPLPGEFLRQNHPVSAPVVRATLQAPFEIMKYQVSASEYRRCVVAGACKPADGRGSGNVPVTGVSHIDAEAYADWLSAESGFAWRLPTDIEWAYAAGERFRGDIEGGDTDPNNPALRWLVQYRTEASLGREPDPQPRLRGGFGPNSKGVADIAGNVWEWTSTCYVHATEAADGTSIASSIDNCGVHAVEGFHRTYMSNFIRDGKSGGCAVGTPPDNLGFRLIRDRPNVLQTALRWLRFS, encoded by the coding sequence ATGCCCTTTAATCCCATCATAGCTCTCGGAGGGCTGGCAGCCGCCGCGCTGTTTACGCTAGGCACGACCGGCACGGTCGACTGGCTGTCCGCGCCTGACCAGGAGTCCCTGGCACGCTCCGAGCTGGTGACCCTTTCGCCGGGATCGTTCGCCCATCCGCTGCCCGGCGAATTCCTAAGGCAGAACCATCCCGTCAGTGCTCCTGTGGTCCGGGCAACGCTGCAAGCTCCCTTCGAGATCATGAAATACCAGGTGAGCGCTTCGGAATACCGGCGTTGCGTAGTGGCCGGCGCCTGCAAGCCAGCCGATGGCCGCGGTAGCGGCAATGTTCCCGTTACCGGCGTGAGCCATATCGACGCCGAGGCATACGCGGACTGGCTCTCGGCCGAGAGCGGATTTGCATGGCGCCTGCCGACGGACATCGAATGGGCCTATGCCGCGGGGGAACGCTTTCGCGGCGACATCGAGGGTGGCGACACCGACCCGAACAACCCGGCGCTGCGCTGGCTCGTCCAATATCGCACCGAGGCTTCGCTAGGACGGGAACCTGACCCGCAGCCGAGGCTCAGGGGTGGATTTGGACCCAATTCCAAAGGGGTGGCAGACATTGCCGGCAATGTCTGGGAGTGGACCTCGACCTGCTACGTCCACGCGACGGAAGCCGCCGACGGCACGAGCATTGCGAGTTCGATCGACAATTGCGGCGTCCATGCCGTGGAAGGTTTTCACCGCACTTACATGTCGAACTTCATCCGGGACGGGAAAAGTGGCGGTTGCGCTGTCGGCACGCCGCCCGACAATCTGGGATTCCGCCTTATCCGTGACCGGCCCAACGTCCTGCAGACCGCGCTTCGGTGGTTAAGGTTTTCCTGA
- the nirK gene encoding copper-containing nitrite reductase: protein MLTRREALLGSVLATAAVATVGLMPAMASAKEVAGLPREKVTLVAPPFVHAHDQVAKTGPKVVEFTMTIEEKPMVIDADGTQLNAMTYNGSIPGPLMVVHEGDYVELTLINPDTNTLAHNIDFHAATGGLGGGALTLINPGEQTTLRFKATRSGTFVYHCAPGGPMIPWHVVSGMNGSIMVLPRDGLKDDKGKPVRYDHIYYIGESDFYIPRDEQGKFKKYDSAGDNYDDTVKVMRGLIPTHVVFNGKAGSLTGEKAMKAKVGETVLIVHSQANRDTRPHLIGGHGDYVWEQGKFANPPAKDLETWFIRGGSAGSALYTFLQPGVYAYVNHNLIEAVELGATAHFTVDGSWNDDLMMQVEAPRAITS, encoded by the coding sequence ATGCTTACGAGACGCGAAGCCTTGTTGGGGTCTGTTCTTGCGACGGCAGCCGTCGCGACGGTCGGCCTGATGCCGGCAATGGCCAGCGCCAAGGAGGTCGCCGGGCTGCCGCGGGAAAAGGTGACATTGGTCGCGCCGCCATTCGTCCATGCCCACGACCAGGTGGCCAAGACCGGTCCCAAGGTCGTCGAATTCACGATGACCATCGAAGAGAAGCCGATGGTGATCGACGCCGACGGCACCCAGCTCAACGCGATGACCTACAATGGCTCTATTCCGGGTCCTCTGATGGTCGTGCATGAAGGTGACTATGTCGAGCTCACGCTGATCAACCCCGACACCAACACGCTTGCCCACAACATCGACTTCCATGCCGCAACAGGCGGGCTTGGCGGCGGTGCGCTGACCCTGATCAATCCAGGCGAGCAGACCACGCTTCGCTTCAAGGCGACGCGCTCGGGAACATTCGTCTACCACTGCGCTCCCGGCGGCCCGATGATCCCCTGGCATGTCGTTTCGGGCATGAACGGATCCATCATGGTGTTGCCGCGCGATGGGCTCAAGGACGACAAGGGCAAGCCGGTCCGCTATGACCACATCTACTATATCGGCGAAAGCGACTTCTACATCCCGCGCGACGAGCAGGGCAAATTCAAGAAGTACGATTCGGCCGGCGACAATTACGACGACACGGTGAAGGTGATGCGTGGGCTGATCCCGACCCATGTCGTGTTCAATGGCAAGGCGGGGTCGCTGACCGGCGAAAAGGCCATGAAGGCCAAGGTTGGCGAGACTGTCCTGATCGTCCATTCGCAGGCCAATCGCGACACCCGGCCTCATCTGATCGGCGGCCATGGCGACTATGTCTGGGAACAGGGCAAGTTCGCGAACCCGCCGGCAAAAGACCTGGAAACCTGGTTCATTCGCGGTGGTTCGGCCGGCTCCGCCCTCTACACATTCCTGCAGCCCGGGGTCTACGCTTACGTCAACCACAATTTGATCGAGGCGGTGGAACTCGGTGCGACAGCGCATTTCACCGTCGACGGAAGCTGGAACGACGACCTGATGATGCAGGTCGAAGCTCCAAGGGCGATTACGTCTTAG
- a CDS encoding pseudoazurin, with protein MKFHLIVAAAALLALAGVANAEEHVVQMLTKGEKGSMVFQPDFIKAAPGDTIKFVPGDKTHNVETIKGMLPDGAQEIKGKMGETTIVTMTQEGVYGVKCNPHYGMGMVALIVVGKPVNLDAAQAVKQVGKAKTVFPALFAQVTKAN; from the coding sequence ATGAAATTTCACCTGATCGTCGCAGCCGCAGCCCTGCTCGCTCTCGCAGGCGTCGCAAACGCCGAAGAGCACGTTGTCCAGATGCTGACCAAGGGCGAGAAAGGATCCATGGTCTTCCAGCCCGATTTCATCAAGGCGGCTCCCGGCGATACGATCAAGTTTGTGCCGGGCGACAAGACCCACAATGTCGAAACCATCAAGGGAATGCTCCCCGACGGCGCCCAGGAGATCAAAGGTAAGATGGGCGAAACCACAATCGTCACCATGACGCAGGAAGGCGTCTACGGCGTGAAATGCAATCCGCATTACGGGATGGGCATGGTCGCGCTGATCGTGGTCGGCAAGCCCGTGAACCTCGACGCGGCCCAGGCCGTCAAGCAGGTCGGCAAGGCCAAGACCGTATTCCCCGCGCTGTTTGCCCAGGTGACGAAGGCAAACTGA
- a CDS encoding Crp/Fnr family transcriptional regulator translates to MPLDRSIIARLSLFEGLSPADLDSILRDARSARFAKESPVFEQEAEAHSFYVLLAGHIRVVRATPDGRQVIARYISEGEIFGVAAALGRLTYPATAIAAVDCVVLAWPNAVWPDLSSRFPVLAAGTFKTVGARLQDTQARVMELATEQVEQRVANALLRLVKQTGRKTDAGIEIDFPISRQDIAEMTGTTLHTVSRLLSAWEERGIIVSGRQRVTITDAHRLVMLAEHPSG, encoded by the coding sequence TTGCCGCTTGACCGGTCGATCATCGCGCGGCTTTCGCTGTTCGAGGGACTGAGCCCCGCGGATCTGGACAGCATTCTGAGGGATGCTCGGTCCGCGCGTTTTGCCAAGGAATCGCCGGTCTTCGAGCAAGAGGCCGAGGCGCATTCGTTCTACGTGCTTTTGGCAGGACACATTCGCGTCGTGCGGGCCACGCCCGATGGTCGCCAGGTCATCGCCCGCTATATCAGTGAAGGCGAGATCTTCGGCGTCGCCGCCGCACTCGGCAGGCTGACCTATCCGGCGACGGCGATTGCCGCGGTCGACTGCGTGGTTCTGGCCTGGCCGAATGCCGTATGGCCGGATTTGTCGTCCCGTTTTCCCGTTCTTGCCGCGGGAACATTCAAGACGGTCGGCGCAAGGCTTCAGGACACGCAGGCGCGGGTCATGGAACTGGCCACCGAGCAGGTCGAGCAACGCGTGGCCAATGCGCTTCTACGGCTGGTGAAGCAGACGGGGCGCAAGACCGATGCGGGTATCGAAATCGATTTCCCGATCTCTCGCCAGGATATCGCCGAGATGACGGGAACGACCTTGCATACGGTGAGCAGGCTGCTGAGCGCCTGGGAGGAACGCGGCATCATCGTCAGCGGCCGCCAGCGTGTCACCATCACCGACGCGCATCGCCTGGTGATGCTGGCGGAGCATCCAAGCGGCTGA
- a CDS encoding DUF1858 domain-containing protein encodes MQIDPNMSVDDVMRKWPASIAVLIRHGMHCVGCHIAPFHSIAEACQDHRIDEGEFLKGLESAVARGPVSRLDAPPASPGDARR; translated from the coding sequence TTGCAGATCGATCCGAACATGTCCGTGGACGACGTCATGAGAAAATGGCCGGCAAGCATTGCCGTGCTGATCCGGCACGGAATGCACTGCGTGGGCTGTCACATCGCCCCCTTCCATTCAATTGCCGAGGCCTGCCAGGACCATCGAATTGACGAAGGGGAATTCCTGAAAGGTCTTGAAAGCGCCGTAGCCCGCGGCCCGGTCAGCCGCTTGGATGCTCCGCCAGCATCACCAGGCGATGCGCGTCGGTGA
- a CDS encoding alpha/beta fold hydrolase — translation MKSWTTLCTILVSIMLMQHPANAGDDVGVRHFPAPSGERGIDLDVTVWYPAQPGGEPVNLGDSKLFVGTSAMREARISGGKFPLILLSHGAGLAGNPPALSWIATPLARQGFVVAAPTHPGNTGPNKSAAETMKLWLRPADLTATLDAIGKDAFFGDHLEQGKVGVLGLSMGGNTALAIAGARVDPKLLVAYCDTDRLNASLCQWIRQSGVDLHAMDLQPAGRDNSDQRIRFAMAIDPAPVDVFDIKSFAGIEIPVAIVNLGQPGKIPATADASGIAKAIAKASYATIEDASHYSMFGACKPGAVDIIASEEIGDPLCNDGGGRSRGEIHAQLIDMAAAAFTRALKTGP, via the coding sequence ATGAAGTCCTGGACCACGCTCTGCACCATTCTTGTTTCAATAATGCTGATGCAACACCCGGCCAACGCCGGCGACGACGTTGGCGTTCGTCACTTTCCCGCTCCTTCAGGAGAGCGCGGCATCGATCTCGACGTCACGGTCTGGTATCCGGCGCAGCCGGGCGGCGAACCGGTCAACCTTGGCGACAGCAAGCTTTTCGTCGGCACCTCAGCCATGCGCGAGGCGCGGATATCAGGTGGAAAATTTCCGCTGATCCTGCTGTCACATGGCGCCGGCCTGGCGGGAAACCCACCGGCGCTGAGCTGGATTGCGACGCCGCTGGCCAGGCAGGGTTTCGTCGTCGCCGCTCCCACCCATCCCGGAAATACCGGCCCCAACAAATCCGCCGCCGAGACGATGAAACTCTGGCTGCGCCCCGCCGACCTCACGGCGACGCTGGACGCGATCGGCAAGGATGCCTTCTTCGGCGATCACCTCGAACAAGGCAAAGTCGGCGTTCTCGGCCTTTCCATGGGCGGCAACACGGCACTGGCGATTGCCGGCGCCCGCGTCGACCCGAAACTGCTGGTGGCCTATTGCGATACCGACCGGCTCAACGCATCGCTTTGCCAGTGGATCAGGCAAAGCGGCGTTGACCTCCACGCAATGGATCTGCAGCCCGCCGGCCGCGACAACAGCGACCAGCGCATCCGCTTTGCCATGGCGATCGATCCCGCGCCGGTCGATGTCTTCGACATCAAGAGCTTCGCCGGCATCGAGATCCCGGTCGCCATCGTCAATCTTGGGCAGCCCGGAAAGATTCCTGCAACCGCCGACGCCTCCGGCATCGCAAAAGCGATTGCAAAGGCGAGCTACGCGACGATCGAGGATGCCAGCCACTACAGCATGTTCGGCGCGTGCAAACCCGGTGCAGTGGACATCATCGCGTCCGAAGAGATCGGTGATCCCCTGTGCAACGACGGGGGTGGCCGATCGCGCGGGGAGATTCATGCGCAGCTGATTGATATGGCGGCTGCAGCGTTCACGCGCGCACTGAAGACCGGTCCCTAG